From the Bacteroidota bacterium genome, one window contains:
- the lysA gene encoding diaminopimelate decarboxylase encodes MTTPSNQTLLALAEQFGSPLYVYQTEKITAQYQKLTSAFSGHKTRFFYACKALTNINILKHLLHLGASLDCVSIHEVKLGLLAGFTPENILFTPNCVDFTELVEAKDLGVNINIDNISLLEQFGNQFGGSYPVCIRINPHIEAGGNYKISTGHIDSKFGISIHQLRHIERVVKTTKLNVQGLHMHTGSEIKDIEIFLRGFEVLLDIARHFDNLKFIDLGSGFKVPYKKEDKETDVVTLGQKLNEVVKQFEEETKTPIEIWFEPGKFLVSECGYFLVRANVIKQTTATVFIGVNSGFNHLIRPMFYDAYHTISNLSNPEGAERIYTVVGNICETDTFAWDRVLNEVREGDILCFQNAGAYGFEMSSNFNSRLKPAEVMLVNGQAKLIRERDSFEDLLRKQVVV; translated from the coding sequence ATGACTACACCCTCTAATCAAACTTTGCTTGCCCTTGCGGAACAATTTGGCTCGCCGCTTTATGTATATCAAACCGAAAAAATAACTGCGCAGTATCAAAAGCTCACATCCGCATTTAGCGGGCACAAGACGCGCTTTTTTTATGCCTGTAAAGCACTTACCAATATTAATATTTTAAAACATTTATTACATCTAGGTGCCTCTTTGGATTGTGTAAGTATTCATGAAGTGAAACTTGGATTGCTTGCCGGTTTTACACCGGAAAATATTTTATTTACGCCCAATTGTGTTGATTTTACAGAGCTGGTGGAAGCAAAGGACTTGGGTGTGAATATTAATATCGATAATATTTCATTGCTCGAGCAGTTTGGAAATCAGTTTGGAGGGTCTTATCCTGTTTGCATTCGCATTAACCCACACATTGAAGCGGGTGGCAATTATAAAATTTCGACCGGGCATATTGATAGCAAATTTGGAATTTCGATACATCAGCTGCGCCATATTGAACGTGTGGTGAAAACTACAAAGCTGAATGTTCAAGGTTTGCACATGCATACCGGAAGCGAGATAAAGGATATTGAAATTTTTCTTAGAGGATTTGAAGTATTGCTGGATATCGCTCGGCATTTTGACAATTTAAAATTTATTGATTTAGGAAGCGGGTTTAAGGTGCCTTATAAAAAAGAGGATAAGGAAACGGATGTGGTAACACTGGGCCAAAAGTTGAATGAAGTGGTAAAGCAGTTTGAAGAAGAAACAAAAACACCTATAGAAATTTGGTTTGAACCGGGTAAATTTTTGGTGAGTGAATGTGGCTATTTTTTAGTTCGTGCGAATGTCATTAAGCAAACCACCGCTACTGTTTTTATTGGGGTGAATTCAGGCTTTAATCATTTGATACGCCCCATGTTTTATGATGCATACCATACGATTAGTAATTTATCGAACCCCGAAGGCGCAGAGCGCATCTACACGGTGGTGGGCAATATTTGTGAGACCGATACATTTGCCTGGGATAGAGTGTTAAATGAAGTGAGAGAAGGCGACATACTTTGTTTTCAGAATGCCGGCGCTTATGGTTTTGAGATGAGTAGTAATTTTAACTCGCGTTTAAAACCTGCAGAAGTAATGCTGGTAAATGGCCAAGCAAAGCTTATCCGTGAGCGGGATTCATTTGAGGATTTGTTGCGGAAGCAGGTTGTAGTTTAA
- a CDS encoding tetratricopeptide repeat protein: protein MMKCAWLGMLIILLGACKPASDSKQVAVTNSAPNKLDTLNQLIAAAPDNAINYNTRANYYFEQKDLSLASKDILKAITLDSSNSDFYVTLSDIFFASGKSAQSKRSLEKSLLLKPDNKEALMRMAELYLYVKDNRKSIEYLDKVLKLDINTPKAYFIKGMDFKELGDTTKAISSFQTTIEQDPQYYNAYIQLGLLFEARHNPLALDYYKNALKLDPKSIEARYNMGMFYQENNQLNRAIETYTELLKMDPQNKYANYNLGYIHYEYLKIFRVAAKHFSDAINCDSTYVEAVYMRGLSFEAMGDIQAAAKDYNRALLLAPGYELPMLGLKRLSK, encoded by the coding sequence ATGATGAAATGCGCTTGGCTTGGAATGCTTATAATTTTACTTGGCGCGTGTAAGCCGGCATCCGACAGCAAGCAAGTTGCAGTTACCAATTCAGCACCGAATAAGCTGGATACCTTAAACCAATTAATTGCAGCCGCACCGGATAATGCCATAAATTATAATACCCGTGCGAATTATTATTTTGAGCAAAAGGATTTAAGTTTGGCTTCCAAGGATATTTTGAAGGCAATAACCTTGGATTCGAGCAATTCGGATTTTTATGTTACCCTTTCGGATATTTTTTTTGCAAGTGGAAAATCAGCACAATCGAAGCGTTCGCTCGAGAAAAGCCTTTTGTTGAAACCCGATAATAAGGAGGCTTTGATGCGCATGGCTGAATTGTATTTGTATGTGAAAGACAATCGAAAATCCATTGAGTATTTAGATAAGGTTTTAAAATTGGATATCAATACGCCCAAAGCCTATTTCATAAAGGGAATGGATTTTAAAGAACTGGGAGATACTACTAAGGCCATTTCGAGTTTTCAAACCACCATTGAACAGGATCCTCAGTATTACAATGCCTATATTCAATTGGGACTTTTGTTTGAAGCGAGGCATAATCCATTAGCTTTGGATTATTATAAAAATGCATTGAAGCTCGATCCTAAAAGCATTGAAGCAAGGTACAACATGGGTATGTTTTATCAGGAAAATAATCAGTTGAACCGAGCCATTGAAACCTATACAGAACTTCTAAAAATGGATCCACAAAATAAATATGCAAATTACAACTTGGGATATATTCACTACGAATATTTAAAAATTTTTAGAGTAGCTGCAAAGCATTTTTCTGACGCTATTAATTGTGATAGCACTTATGTAGAAGCTGTATATATGCGTGGATTGAGTTTTGAGGCTATGGGAGATATTCAAGCAGCTGCAAAGGATTATAATCGTGCATTGTTGCTAGCGCCCGGCTATGAATTGCCGATGTTGGGATTGAAGCGCTTGAGTAAATAA
- a CDS encoding NAD(P)H-binding protein — translation MKVVVFGGTGDVGQIVVQKLLNSGQSVCILTRQKKDDQINLIYQVGNVLDKDTVDKLIDQDDKVVLSLGFNNSSLDTMSKGTANVISAMKKKGTKRIICMSAQGSGDSWEYMPNEFKEMVLSNDILNASFKDHTIQEEFVKQSDLDWTIVRPTEIINEKESGTFTINRPTESSRFQISNSDVAQFIVTELIENNYIKKVVMITD, via the coding sequence ATGAAAGTAGTTGTATTTGGAGGAACAGGAGACGTTGGACAAATTGTTGTTCAAAAACTACTTAACAGTGGGCAAAGTGTTTGTATATTGACACGACAAAAAAAAGATGATCAAATTAACTTGATATATCAAGTTGGAAATGTGCTTGACAAAGACACTGTAGATAAACTTATTGACCAAGATGACAAAGTAGTTCTTTCATTAGGTTTCAACAATAGCAGTTTAGACACTATGTCGAAAGGAACAGCAAATGTGATTTCAGCAATGAAAAAGAAAGGTACTAAGCGAATTATTTGTATGAGTGCACAAGGATCAGGTGATAGTTGGGAATATATGCCTAACGAATTCAAAGAAATGGTTTTGAGTAATGACATTTTGAATGCTTCATTTAAAGACCATACCATTCAAGAAGAATTTGTAAAACAATCAGACCTCGATTGGACAATAGTAAGACCGACAGAAATTATTAATGAAAAGGAAAGTGGAACTTTTACAATCAACCGACCAACCGAAAGTTCAAGGTTTCAAATTAGTAATTCTGATGTGGCACAATTTATAGTTACTGAATTAATAGAAAACAATTACATAAAAAAAGTGGTAATGATTACCGATTGA
- a CDS encoding citrate (Si)-synthase, eukaryotic codes for MKDTLKEKFAAKYPAVAAEVKTLVKEHGSFVLGNYTVEQVYQGMKGMLGMITETSKLDSEIGIKFRGYSIPELHEKLPKAPGGTEPLPEGIFYLMLLGELPTVQDVVELGNNWARRSNVPKHVFDIIDSMPANAHPMTQFSAAIIALQTESLFYSAYRKGINKKDYWDYMYEDSMNLISRLPRIAAYIYRRTYHNGVHIEPDHNLDWAANFAHMLGFEQFDMKRLMRLYLTIHVDHEGGNVSAHATHLVGSALSDAYYSFASGMNGLAGPLHGLANQEVVIWLQKLRADIGGTFPTKQQIADYIKQTLAEGKVVPGYGHAVLRKTDPRFTAQQEFYRTYIKSDELCEIVQMVYEVAPPILESTGKIKNPWPNVDAHSGALLLHYGLKEYEFYTVIFGVSRALGVLASLIWDRALGHPLERPSSDTTEGIKKKVGL; via the coding sequence ATGAAAGACACATTAAAGGAAAAGTTTGCAGCGAAATATCCGGCAGTAGCCGCCGAAGTAAAGACTTTGGTGAAGGAGCATGGAAGTTTTGTATTAGGAAACTACACGGTAGAGCAAGTGTATCAGGGAATGAAAGGCATGTTGGGGATGATAACTGAAACCTCAAAGCTGGATTCGGAAATTGGTATTAAGTTTAGAGGATATTCCATTCCTGAGTTGCATGAAAAGTTGCCAAAAGCTCCAGGAGGTACAGAGCCGCTTCCGGAAGGAATTTTTTACTTGATGTTATTGGGTGAATTGCCAACCGTGCAAGATGTAGTGGAGTTGGGTAATAACTGGGCGCGCAGAAGTAATGTTCCGAAACATGTGTTCGATATTATTGATAGCATGCCTGCGAATGCGCATCCAATGACGCAATTTAGTGCAGCGATAATTGCCTTGCAAACCGAATCCTTGTTTTATTCGGCTTACCGAAAAGGTATAAACAAAAAAGATTATTGGGATTACATGTATGAGGATTCGATGAATTTGATTTCACGTTTGCCTCGTATTGCCGCATACATATACCGCAGAACCTATCATAATGGGGTGCACATTGAGCCGGATCATAATTTAGATTGGGCTGCAAATTTTGCGCACATGTTAGGCTTTGAACAGTTTGATATGAAGCGTTTGATGCGCTTGTATTTAACCATACATGTGGATCATGAAGGAGGTAACGTATCGGCGCATGCTACCCACTTAGTTGGATCGGCATTGAGTGATGCATATTATTCATTTGCTTCGGGAATGAACGGATTGGCGGGGCCTTTGCATGGTTTGGCAAATCAGGAAGTGGTAATTTGGTTGCAAAAATTACGTGCTGATATTGGCGGAACCTTCCCAACTAAACAGCAAATTGCAGATTATATAAAGCAAACATTAGCCGAAGGAAAAGTTGTTCCGGGTTATGGACATGCCGTATTGCGCAAGACAGATCCACGTTTTACTGCTCAGCAAGAGTTTTACCGCACCTACATAAAAAGTGATGAATTGTGCGAAATTGTACAAATGGTGTATGAGGTAGCACCTCCGATATTGGAATCGACCGGAAAGATAAAAAATCCTTGGCCTAATGTGGATGCGCATTCGGGAGCATTGTTGTTGCACTATGGATTAAAGGAGTATGAGTTTTATACTGTAATATTTGGTGTATCCAGAGCATTAGGTGTGCTGGCTTCCTTAATTTGGGACAGGGCATTAGGACATCCGCTGGAGCGACCAAGTTCCGACACTACCGAAGGAATTAAGAAAAAAGTAGGTTTATAA
- the arr gene encoding NAD(+)--rifampin ADP-ribosyltransferase, with translation MAKNSNEKKSNGQSATPFAQTYFHGTRFDFKLGEFIEVGFNSNYGQRKNAKYIFLSATLDAAIWGAELAFGTARERIYLVEPTGPIEDDPDLTDKKFPGNPTKSYRSTQAFKIVGEVTNWQGHPPEQVKAMKDALEKLKEQGINSLND, from the coding sequence ATGGCGAAAAATAGTAACGAAAAGAAATCAAATGGTCAAAGCGCAACACCTTTTGCACAGACCTATTTTCACGGAACAAGGTTTGACTTTAAACTTGGTGAGTTTATTGAAGTGGGTTTCAATTCGAATTATGGACAGCGAAAAAATGCAAAGTATATTTTTCTGTCCGCGACATTAGACGCAGCTATTTGGGGTGCTGAACTTGCTTTTGGTACAGCACGCGAAAGAATATATTTAGTTGAACCAACAGGACCAATCGAAGATGACCCTGACTTAACAGATAAAAAATTTCCAGGAAACCCAACAAAATCGTATCGTTCAACCCAAGCATTTAAAATAGTTGGAGAAGTTACTAATTGGCAAGGACACCCACCTGAACAAGTTAAGGCAATGAAGGATGCATTAGAAAAACTTAAAGAACAAGGAATAAATTCGCTGAACGATTAA
- the recA gene encoding recombinase RecA, which translates to MSKETKELKEPKNAAQEINKEKMKALQLTMDKLEKTYGKGAIMKMGDSAIEAIEVIKTGSIGLDIALGIGGFPKGRVMEIYGPESSGKTTIALHAIAECQKAGGIAAFIDAEHAFDRFYAQKLGVDTENLLISQPDNGEQALEITENLIRSGAIDIIVIDSVAALTPKSEIEGEMGDSKMGLQARLMSQALRKLTGTINKTGCCCVFINQLREKIGVMFGNPETTTGGNALKFYASIRLDIRRIGQLKDADTVNGNRVRVKVIKNKLAPPFRLAEFDIMYGEGISKVGEIVDLGVEHNIIKKSGSWFSYGDTKLGQGRDGVKQLMQDNPELADELEDKIKQALVKE; encoded by the coding sequence ATGAGCAAAGAAACCAAAGAGTTGAAGGAGCCTAAAAACGCAGCGCAGGAGATCAACAAAGAAAAAATGAAAGCGCTTCAACTTACCATGGATAAGTTGGAAAAAACTTACGGCAAGGGTGCCATTATGAAAATGGGCGATTCAGCCATCGAAGCTATTGAGGTAATAAAAACCGGTTCTATCGGATTGGATATTGCTCTTGGTATTGGCGGATTTCCAAAAGGGAGGGTGATGGAAATATATGGCCCGGAATCTTCCGGAAAAACAACTATTGCCTTGCATGCTATCGCAGAGTGTCAGAAAGCAGGAGGTATTGCGGCGTTTATTGATGCGGAGCATGCCTTTGATCGTTTTTATGCACAAAAGCTTGGTGTGGATACGGAGAACTTATTAATCTCACAACCGGATAACGGAGAGCAAGCATTGGAAATTACCGAAAATTTAATTCGTTCGGGAGCCATTGATATTATTGTGATTGACTCGGTTGCGGCTTTGACTCCCAAAAGCGAGATTGAAGGGGAGATGGGCGATTCGAAAATGGGATTACAGGCTCGTTTAATGAGTCAGGCGTTGCGTAAACTCACCGGAACCATTAATAAAACGGGATGTTGCTGCGTCTTTATCAATCAATTGCGTGAAAAAATCGGAGTAATGTTCGGCAACCCGGAAACTACTACCGGTGGAAATGCATTGAAGTTTTATGCTTCCATTCGTTTGGATATCCGCAGAATCGGGCAATTGAAGGATGCTGATACCGTGAACGGAAATCGTGTTCGGGTGAAAGTGATTAAAAACAAATTAGCGCCTCCTTTCCGCTTAGCTGAATTCGACATCATGTATGGTGAAGGGATTTCGAAAGTGGGTGAAATTGTGGATTTGGGTGTGGAACACAACATTATTAAAAAGAGCGGTTCTTGGTTTAGCTATGGCGATACAAAATTAGGTCAAGGTCGCGATGGTGTGAAACAGTTAATGCAAGACAATCCTGAATTGGCGGATGAATTGGAAGATAAAATTAAACAAGCTCTTGTAAAAGAATAA
- a CDS encoding arginine decarboxylase, producing the protein MQSKYSDLIHQTFDFPQEPFKVVDDELYFNDIPLMEIIKKYGTPLKISYLPKISSQIQKAKRLFNVAIAKADYKGTYSYCYCTKSSHFSFVLEEALKNNIHLETSSAFDIPIIKNLYQNQKINKDTFIICNGYKRPSYTQYIAELINDGFTNVIPVLDNKNEILAYEKAVKGKCKLGIRIAAEEEPNYEFYTSRLGIRYKDILDFYLQKIKTNPKFELKMLHFFVNKGIRDTSYYWTELTKCINVYCELKKVCPELDSLDIGGGFPIKTSLSFDYDYEYMAEQIVQHIKKICEEKEVTEPNIFTEFGSFTVGESGAVLYSTVEQKQQNDSEVWNMIDSSFITTLPDTWGIKQRFILLAINNWDKDYERVNLGGLTCDGDDYYNAESNVNQIFLPKLEKKNPQYLGFFHTGAYQESIGGYGGIQHCLIPAPKHVIVDLDENGEIVTRLFAKEQSFKSMLKILGY; encoded by the coding sequence ATGCAAAGCAAATACAGTGATCTGATTCATCAAACTTTTGATTTTCCACAAGAACCCTTTAAAGTGGTGGACGATGAACTTTATTTTAATGATATTCCACTCATGGAAATCATTAAGAAATACGGAACTCCTTTGAAAATTTCCTATCTCCCTAAAATAAGTTCGCAAATTCAAAAAGCAAAACGACTTTTTAATGTTGCCATTGCCAAAGCCGATTACAAAGGGACTTACAGCTATTGCTATTGTACCAAAAGTTCTCACTTTTCATTTGTGCTCGAAGAAGCGTTAAAAAACAACATCCACCTCGAAACTTCGTCCGCATTTGACATCCCTATTATAAAGAACTTATACCAAAATCAAAAGATAAACAAAGATACATTTATTATTTGTAATGGCTATAAACGCCCATCCTACACACAATACATTGCCGAATTAATTAACGATGGCTTTACAAATGTGATTCCCGTTTTGGATAATAAAAATGAAATTCTGGCCTACGAAAAAGCAGTAAAAGGAAAATGCAAACTCGGAATTAGAATTGCAGCCGAAGAAGAACCCAATTACGAATTTTATACCTCTCGTTTAGGAATTCGCTACAAAGACATACTCGATTTTTACCTTCAAAAAATAAAAACCAATCCAAAGTTTGAGCTTAAAATGCTCCATTTCTTTGTAAATAAAGGCATTCGGGATACTTCCTATTATTGGACCGAATTAACTAAATGCATAAATGTTTACTGCGAATTAAAAAAGGTTTGCCCGGAACTCGATTCACTCGATATTGGAGGCGGATTTCCGATTAAAACATCGCTCAGTTTCGATTACGATTACGAATACATGGCGGAGCAAATTGTGCAGCACATTAAAAAAATATGTGAGGAAAAAGAAGTTACCGAACCCAATATATTTACGGAGTTTGGAAGTTTTACGGTTGGCGAAAGTGGCGCCGTACTCTATTCTACGGTTGAGCAAAAACAGCAAAACGACAGCGAAGTATGGAACATGATTGATAGTTCTTTTATCACCACATTACCTGATACCTGGGGAATTAAACAGCGCTTTATTTTGCTTGCCATCAATAATTGGGACAAAGATTACGAACGGGTTAATTTAGGTGGTTTAACTTGTGATGGCGACGATTATTACAATGCCGAATCCAATGTAAATCAAATATTTCTTCCTAAACTCGAAAAGAAAAACCCGCAATACCTGGGATTCTTTCACACCGGCGCGTATCAGGAATCGATTGGTGGATATGGCGGAATTCAACATTGCCTTATTCCTGCACCCAAACATGTTATTGTGGATTTAGATGAGAATGGTGAAATTGTAACTCGGCTATTTGCCAAAGAACAAAGTTTTAAAAGTATGTTGAAAATTCTTGGCTATTAA